A stretch of the Elephas maximus indicus isolate mEleMax1 chromosome 3, mEleMax1 primary haplotype, whole genome shotgun sequence genome encodes the following:
- the FAM167B gene encoding protein FAM167B, which yields MSVGPLKSQAVGEEDEKDEEEESLDSVKALTAKLQLKTWWPSYLEWTAQVQSQTWHRAQARPGPGEPGAICGFDSVDSALEWLRQELREMQVQDQLLAGQLLRLRSQLHRLKVDQACHLHQKLLDEAELELELEPGAGLALASPLRHLGLTRMNISSRRFTLC from the exons ATGTCCGTGGGGCCACTAAAATCCCAGGCAGTGGGCGAAGAGGATGAAAAGGATGAAGAGGAGGAGAGCCTGGACTCTGTGAAGGCACTGACGGCCAAGTTGCAGCTGAAGACATGGTGGCCCTCCTATCTGGAGTGGACAGCCCAGGTCCAGAGCCAGACCTGGCACAGGGCCCAAGCCAGACCTGGGCCAGGGGAACCTGGGGCCATCTGTGGATTTGACTCAGTGGACTCCGCCCTCGAGTGGCTCCGCCAGGAGCTG AGGGAGATGCAGGTTCAGGACCAGCTGCTGGCGGGACAGCTGCTGCGGCTGCGAAGCCAGCTGCATCGGCTGAAGGTGGACCAAGCCTGTCACCTGCACCAGAAGCTGCTGGACGAGGCcgagctggagctggagctggagccGGGGGCTGGCCTGGCCCTGGCCTCGCCGCTGCGGCACCTCGGCCTCACGCGCATGAACATCAGCTCCCGACGCTTCACCCTCTGCTGA